A section of the Schistosoma haematobium chromosome ZW, whole genome shotgun sequence genome encodes:
- the ANK2_9 gene encoding Ankyrin-2 (EggNog:ENOG410V5AC~COG:M) — translation MEAEYGEVGEGVFEGETEAESAVEVFGERLGQVEADAESEAVEQVESERVSVFAPVELESEALAETAAQPERERLVERVGEMEAEYGEVGEGVFEGETEAESAVEVFGERLGQVEADAESEAVEQVESERVSVFAPVELESEALAETAAQPERERLVERVGEMEAEYGEVGEGVFEGETEAESAVEVFGERLGQVEADAESEAVEQVESERVSVFTPVELESEALAETAAQPERERLVERVGEMEAEYGEVGEGVFEGETEAESAVEVFGERLGQVEADAESEAVEQVESERVCVHSSRIGV, via the coding sequence atggaggcggaatatggtgaagttggtgaaggcgtatttgaaggggagacggaagccgagtcggcagtcgaagtgttcggtgagagattggggcaagttgaagcggacgcagaaagtgaagcggtagaacaggttgaatcggaacgtgtgtctgtgttcgctccagtcgaattggagtctgaggcgcttgcagagactgcagcacaaccggaacgggaacgattggttgagcgtgtcggtgagatggaggcggaatatggtgaagttggtgaaggcgtatttgaaggggagacggaagccgagtcggcagtcgaagtgttcggtgagagattggggcaagttgaagcggacgcagaaagtgaagcggtagaacaggttgaatcggaacgtgtgtctgtgttcgctccagtcgaattggagtctgaggcgcttgcagagactgcagcacaaccggaacgggaacgattggttgagcgtgtcggtgagatggaggcggaatatggtgaagttggtgaaggcgtatttgaaggggagacggaagccgagtcggcagtcgaagtgttcggtgagagattggggcaagttgaagcggacgcagaaagtgaagcggtagaacaggttgaatcggaacgtgtgtctgtgttcactccagtcgaattggagtctgaggcgcttgcagagactgcagcacaaccggaacgggaacgattggttgagcgtgtcggtgagatggaggcggaatatggtgaagttggtgaaggcgtatttgaaggggagacggaagccgagtcggcagtcgaagtgttcggtgagagattggggcaagttgaagcggacgcagaaagtgaagcggtagaacaggttgaatcggaacgtgtctGTGTTcactccagtcgaattggagtctga